The Paenibacillus sp. RC334 nucleotide sequence GCTACGGGATGCGGGGGCGCTAGAGGTACATGTACGTATCACCTCGCCGCCTTTCAAAAACCCGTGCTTCTACGGTATCGACACGCCGGATCGCCGGGAACTGATCGCGTCGTCCAAAACAGTCGAGGAAATCCGCCAGGAGATTAACGCCGATTCGCTCTATTTTATGAGCGCTGAGGGCTTGATCGCCGCTGTAGGCGGATATAACGAAGAGGATTACAAAGGCGGTTTGTGCCTGGCCTGCTTCGATAATGATTATCCCACTCAAGTGGATTTCAAAGGCGAAGAAAAGCTCGGATGTAGTTGTTGAGAAAAAGGGAACAAAAGAGGTACAACGGTGCATGGTGGGGATGGGGATGGCGGTTCTGAGGGGGCCACTCCGCGAGTGGAAGGTTCTTCCGATCGCTGTTGCCGCTGGATTCCTGGATTGGAATAACCCTTACAGGGTTGGAATCCAGCGGCAAAGGCGAACGCTTCGCTTCTCCAGAATCCTTCCACCCGCTGCGTTCCTCAGTTATACATCCCTTTGCAGCCGTGCCTGTACCTCTTCTGTTCCCCACGGGGAAGAGGATAGGAAAGGCAGTTAAAAACTCATGGCATAACTATTTCATGCCATGAGTTTTTAAAGGGGCGGTGACTCATATAAAGTCACCCTGCTCTTATAAGGTTGAGCCAGCGAAGCGAGGCTCAATAGCAGGCTGGGCGAAGCTGCCTGCCTCAAACCTGAGGGCAAAGAAGTAAGCCAGCCATTGGCGCTGCTCACTACTTTGCCCGGCACATCCCCGCCTTTGCGAAGCAAACAGCCCGGGATGTGCCCTGCCGCCGCATAGGCGGCCACGCTCTAAAGCGTGTCCTTGTGGTTGGTGGGAAAATCCCGCAAACCACAAGGACAACACGCGACTCATAGCACGAACCAACCACCAAGCAACACCCAACCCTACGCATCTGACCGACTCTTGAGGGGTCCAGGGGGAGCAGCCCCATGGAATCCTCCCTATTAGGGAGGACTTAGGAGGGTCAATCATTTGAAGGAGTGTTCATGAATGTCCGAAGCATACAAAAACGCAGGGGTAGATATCGCTGCCGGTAATGAAGCAGTAGAACGGATGAAAAAGCACGTCAAACGTACCTTCCGTCCCGAAGTGCTGACGGATTTGGGCGGATTCGGTGCGTTGTTCGGCCTGAATAAGGATAAGTACGAGGAGCCTGTACTCGTTTCCGGTACGGATGGAGTCGGCACAAAGCTGAAGCTTGCTTTCGCGATGGATCGTCATGACACCATTGGTATTGATGCGGTTGCGATGTGTGTGAACGACATTGTCGTCGGGGGCGCGGAGCCGCTCTTTTTTCTCGACTACCTCGCTTGTGACAAGGTTATACCTGAGAAAATCGAGGCTATTGTTGCCGGAATCGCAGAGGGCTGCCGTCAGTCGGGTTGTGCGCTGGTCGGCGGTGAAACAGCAGAAATGCCGGGGATGTACAGCGAAGGTGAATATGATATTGCCGGATTTACAGTCGGAATTGTAGATAAAAGCAAGATCATTAACGGCAGCTCCATTGCCCCCGGAAATACGGTTATCGGACTGGCCTCCAGCGGAGTACACAGTAATGGCTTCTCACTGGTTCGCAAGCTGTTATTGGAACAGCAAGGATACAGTCTGCATGATGAAATCGAAGGCTTGAACGGCAAACTGGGCGATGTACTGCTGGAGCCAACGAAAATTTACGTGAAATCCGTTTTGGCTTTGCTGGACAAGGTAAAGGTAAAAGGCATGGCGCATATCACGGGCGGCGGTTTTATCGAAAATATCCCTAGAGTGCTGCCGGATCACGTTAATGTGGATATAGAATACGGCGCTTGGCCGATTCTGCCGATCTTCCAGCTCATGCAGGAAAAAGGCGCAATCTCCAACAAAGACATGTTCACAACCTTTAACATGGGAATTGGAATGGTTATCGTTGTAGGCGAAGAGCATGCACAGACTGCACTGGAAGTTCTGAAAGAACAGGGCGAAGCCGCTTATGTGATCGGAAAAGTAACGGAAGGCAGTTCTATCGTGACCTTTACGGGAGCCGAGGTGTAATGAACGAGTACCGAGTTGCTGTTTTTGCATCAGGTGAAGGAACGAATTTTCAGTCATTGGTGGATGCGGCTGTGCGGGAAGAACTGGGCGGGGCAACGGTAGAACTGCTGATCTGTGACAAGCCTGCGGCTCCTGCCGTAGCCAGAGCACAGAAGGCCGGAATTGCGTGTCACACTTTTCGACCCAAGGAATATGCTTCCCGCGAAGATTATGAGCGTGAACTGGTTGCTTTGCTGGAGCAGAAATCCATTGATCTCATCGTGTTAGCAGGCTACATGCGTTTGCTATCCAGTGTTATGGTAGATGCCTACGCCGGAAAAATTATCAATATTCATCCGTCACTACTTCCTGCATTTCCAGGGAAAGATGCTGTTGGACAGGCATTGGCCTATGGGGTCAAGGTCAGTGGGGTTACCGTTCATTTTGTGGACGGGGGGATGGATACGGGAGCAATTATTGCCCAGCGTGTCGTAGAAGTACACGACCATGATACAGCAGAATCCTTATCCGCAGCTATTCAATCCGTGGAACGTCAGCTATATCCAGAGGTGGTTGGCAGACTGTCTCAAGGCAAAATCCAATTGGATGGGCGCAAGGTAATTTCACTTCTCTAAAGATGATTGTAATTTGTCATATCATTGTCATATCAAGGATGCCGTACAGGCATTTTCCGATATTTCTCGGGAAATAAATTGATAAAACCGAATTTTGCAAAATCCTGAAGAGCTAAAGGAGGAGAAATGGTGAGTATTAAAAGAGCGCTCGTCAGCGTATCAGATAAACGGGGGATCGTGGAATTTTGCCGCGAGTTGTCCAAATTGGGTGTGGAGATCGTTTCGACAGGGGGAACGAGCAGCTTGTTGTCAAAGGAGGGTATTCCTGTCATCGGCATTTCTGAGGTAACAGGATTTCCTGAAATTATGGACGGACGTGTTAAAACACTTCATCCTGCGGTACACAGCGGCTTGCTGGCTGTTCGGGATAATGAGGAGCATCAGCGTCAGATGAAGGAGCTTGGACTGGACTATATTGATCTGGTCGTTGTGAATCTGTATCCTTTTGCGGAAACGATCGCCAAACCCGGTGTAACCTATGAGGACGCGATTGAAAATATTGATATCGGCGGTCCAACCATGCTGCGTTCTGCGGCGAAAAACCATGCATTCGTAAGTGTGGTAGTAGATGCGGACGATTATAGCACGGTGCTGGAGGAAATCCGCAAGGATGGCGATACCGAGCTGAACACTCGTAAGCGTTTGGCAGCAAAGGTTTTCCGTCATACCGCATCATACGACGCGCTCATCTCCGATTATTTGTCGAATGTGACAGGCGAGCCTTTGCCTGAGCGTTACACGGTAACCTATGAAAAAATTCAGGATTTGCGCTATGGCGAAAATCCGCATCAACAGGCGGCATTTTACCGTCAGCCGTTGGCGGCAAAGGGTACACTGACGACAGCGAAGCAGCTTCACGGCAAGGAACTGTCCTACAATAATATCAACGATGCTAACGCGGCCCTGCAAATTGTTAAAGAATTCAGCGAGCCAGCAGTGGTAGCTGTTAAGCATATGAATCCTTGCGGCGTGGGAATCGGCGGCAGCATTTATGAAGCGTACAGCAAGGCGTACGCGGCTGATCCAACTTCCATTTTTGGCGGCATCGTAGCGGCTAATCGGATTATTGACGGCGATACAGCGAAGAAGCTGAGCGAAATCTTTTTGGAAATTGTACAGGCACCGGGCTTTACGGAAGAAGCACTGGAGATTTTGACGAAAAAGAAAAACATCCGTTTGCTCGATCTGGGCGAGTTGTCCACATCTGAACAGGCTGAAAGTCGCTTCGTCGTTACTTCCATTGAAGGCGGCATGGTTGTTCAGCAGAACGACATTCACGCTGTCGACCCGGACGCGCTTACCGTAGTGACGGAGCGTGCGCCATCCGAGGAAGAATTGAAACAGCTTTTGTTTAGCTGGAAAGTTGTTAAGCATGTGAAGTCCAATGCGATCGTACTGGCGGCAGACAACATGACCATTGGCGTGGGTGCGGGACAAATGAACCGTGTCGGAGCGGCTAAAATCGCTATCGAGCAGGCTGGAGACAAAGCAAAAGGTGCTGTGCTGGCATCTGACGCATTTTTCCCGATGGGCGATACGCTGGAACTGGCAGCCCAAGCAGGCATTACGGCAATTATTCAGCCGGGCGGC carries:
- the purM gene encoding phosphoribosylformylglycinamidine cyclo-ligase encodes the protein MSEAYKNAGVDIAAGNEAVERMKKHVKRTFRPEVLTDLGGFGALFGLNKDKYEEPVLVSGTDGVGTKLKLAFAMDRHDTIGIDAVAMCVNDIVVGGAEPLFFLDYLACDKVIPEKIEAIVAGIAEGCRQSGCALVGGETAEMPGMYSEGEYDIAGFTVGIVDKSKIINGSSIAPGNTVIGLASSGVHSNGFSLVRKLLLEQQGYSLHDEIEGLNGKLGDVLLEPTKIYVKSVLALLDKVKVKGMAHITGGGFIENIPRVLPDHVNVDIEYGAWPILPIFQLMQEKGAISNKDMFTTFNMGIGMVIVVGEEHAQTALEVLKEQGEAAYVIGKVTEGSSIVTFTGAEV
- the purN gene encoding phosphoribosylglycinamide formyltransferase; translation: MNEYRVAVFASGEGTNFQSLVDAAVREELGGATVELLICDKPAAPAVARAQKAGIACHTFRPKEYASREDYERELVALLEQKSIDLIVLAGYMRLLSSVMVDAYAGKIINIHPSLLPAFPGKDAVGQALAYGVKVSGVTVHFVDGGMDTGAIIAQRVVEVHDHDTAESLSAAIQSVERQLYPEVVGRLSQGKIQLDGRKVISLL
- the purH gene encoding bifunctional phosphoribosylaminoimidazolecarboxamide formyltransferase/IMP cyclohydrolase; this translates as MSIKRALVSVSDKRGIVEFCRELSKLGVEIVSTGGTSSLLSKEGIPVIGISEVTGFPEIMDGRVKTLHPAVHSGLLAVRDNEEHQRQMKELGLDYIDLVVVNLYPFAETIAKPGVTYEDAIENIDIGGPTMLRSAAKNHAFVSVVVDADDYSTVLEEIRKDGDTELNTRKRLAAKVFRHTASYDALISDYLSNVTGEPLPERYTVTYEKIQDLRYGENPHQQAAFYRQPLAAKGTLTTAKQLHGKELSYNNINDANAALQIVKEFSEPAVVAVKHMNPCGVGIGGSIYEAYSKAYAADPTSIFGGIVAANRIIDGDTAKKLSEIFLEIVQAPGFTEEALEILTKKKNIRLLDLGELSTSEQAESRFVVTSIEGGMVVQQNDIHAVDPDALTVVTERAPSEEELKQLLFSWKVVKHVKSNAIVLAADNMTIGVGAGQMNRVGAAKIAIEQAGDKAKGAVLASDAFFPMGDTLELAAQAGITAIIQPGGSIKDEESIKVANEHGIAMVFTGVRHFKH